A genomic region of Friedmanniella luteola contains the following coding sequences:
- a CDS encoding tRNA adenosine deaminase-associated protein: MSDFDDDEYESFDLDGPAPDSRPGTAPAATTAAPDVDDDDDEDDDDDDLEDAADDEIDFVISAYREEGQLVVQAMDNDLANDLEELIAQLRRLPGDAGALGFVSLVEEVFVVARVRGQHVQVLLSDGASAGDWPIAHDVADFLDEDIPDPDEDDSEPMGDLGIVADLGMSDFDMAALIEDLDLGSDQMLVEIAEKIKLNPQFRKVAEAAAHS; this comes from the coding sequence TTCGACGACGACGAGTACGAGTCGTTCGACCTGGACGGACCCGCTCCCGACTCCCGGCCGGGGACGGCCCCCGCCGCGACGACCGCGGCCCCCGACGTCGACGACGACGACGACGAGGATGACGACGACGACGACCTCGAGGACGCCGCCGACGACGAGATCGACTTCGTCATCTCGGCGTACCGCGAGGAGGGCCAGCTGGTGGTCCAGGCCATGGACAACGACCTAGCCAACGACCTCGAGGAGCTGATCGCGCAGCTGCGGCGGCTCCCGGGCGACGCCGGTGCGCTGGGGTTCGTCAGCCTCGTCGAAGAGGTCTTCGTGGTGGCGCGGGTGCGCGGCCAGCACGTGCAGGTGCTGCTGAGCGACGGCGCCTCGGCCGGGGACTGGCCGATCGCCCACGACGTCGCCGACTTCCTGGACGAGGACATCCCCGACCCCGACGAGGACGACAGCGAGCCGATGGGTGACCTCGGGATCGTCGCCGACCTCGGCATGAGCGACTTCGACATGGCCGCGCTGATCGAGGACCTCGACCTGGGCAGCGACCAGATGCTCGTGGAGATCGCCGAGAAGATCAAGCTCAACCCGCAGTTCCGCAAGGTCGCCGAGGCGGCCGCGCACTCCTGA
- the tadA gene encoding tRNA adenosine(34) deaminase TadA: MRLALEHARSAQVHGDVPVGAVVLGPDGTLLASAGNERELTGDPTAHAEVLALRRAAAVLGSWRLTGCSLVVTLEPCTMCAGALVLARVPTLVFGAYDPKAGAVASLFDVVRDPRLNHRVEVRGGILAAECGALLRDFFLTR; the protein is encoded by the coding sequence ATGCGTCTGGCCCTCGAGCACGCCCGCTCCGCGCAGGTGCACGGGGACGTCCCGGTCGGCGCCGTCGTGCTGGGTCCGGACGGCACCCTGCTCGCCTCGGCCGGCAACGAGCGCGAGCTCACCGGCGACCCGACGGCCCACGCCGAGGTGCTGGCCCTGCGCCGGGCCGCGGCGGTGCTGGGCTCCTGGCGGTTGACCGGCTGCAGCCTGGTCGTCACCCTCGAGCCGTGCACCATGTGCGCGGGCGCCCTGGTGCTGGCGCGGGTGCCGACCCTGGTCTTCGGGGCCTACGACCCCAAGGCCGGCGCCGTCGCCTCCCTGTTCGACGTGGTCCGCGACCCTCGGCTCAACCACCGGGTCGAGGTTCGCGGCGGCATCCTGGCCGCCGAGTGCGGCGCCCTGCTGAGGGATTTCTTCCTCACCCGCTGA